Proteins found in one Quercus robur chromosome 2, dhQueRobu3.1, whole genome shotgun sequence genomic segment:
- the LOC126713815 gene encoding 50S ribosomal protein L22, chloroplastic-like produces MAMALTLSHAMSRLSLFHQNSQIPPNTNTTTSIHPLRFPKPNNDLLTLKTTTFIPNNTHYAPLLTRPRATAQPQSEGIVTKKGQQDSYAEARAIGRYIPMSANKARRAIDQIRGRSYEESLMILELMPYRACDPILKLVYSAAANASKNMGLNEASLIVSKAEVNEGPTRKKARPQARGRIHPIRRRSCHITVVLKDTSL; encoded by the exons ATGGCCATGGCTCTCACTCTTTCTCACGCGATGTCTCGCTTGTCTCTCTTTCATCAAAACTCTCAGATTCCTCCCAACACCAACACTACTACATCCATTCACCCACTGAGATTCCCAAAGCCTAATAATGACCTTTTAACGCTCAAAACTACTACTTTCATTCCCAATAATACCCATTACGCCCCTCTCCTCACTCGCCCACGCGCCACTGCTCAACCTCAATCTGAAG GCATTGTGACAAAGAAGGGACAGCAGGATTCTTATGCAGAAGCACGCGCAATTGGTCGATACATACCTATGTCTGCTAACAAAGCACGAAGAGCAATTGATCAGATTCGCGGGCGTTCCTATGAGGAATCACTTATGATACTGGAACTCATGCCTTACCGAGCATGTGATCCCATTCTCAAATTGGTTTATTCTGCAGCAGCAAATGCTAGTAAAAACATGGGTTTGAATGAAGCAAGTTTAATAGTTAGTAAAGCTGAAGTCAATGAGGGTCCTACTAGGAAAAAAGCTAGACCTCAAGCTCGTGGAAGAATTCATCCCATCAGAAGGCGCTCGTgtcatattactgttgtattGAAAGATACATCTTTGTGA